A portion of the Halogeometricum sp. S1BR25-6 genome contains these proteins:
- a CDS encoding precorrin-2 dehydrogenase/sirohydrochlorin ferrochelatase family protein codes for MIPLYHDFTEESVLVFGGGAVGARKARRFAEEADVTVVAPSFECEADDYGGAELVEAAPAPASVADWVARYDPALVVAATDDEAVNDAAERAAREAGAMVNRADASGDEERDARSVVVPATVEDGDVRVAISTGGASPALAKHLRERIETEIEGAGAMADLTGRLRTELRESDRTPRERRDAVRAVVRSEPVWKALRTGKSKARQEADRVIRNTRGGER; via the coding sequence GTGATACCGCTGTACCACGACTTCACGGAGGAATCGGTGCTCGTCTTCGGCGGCGGCGCCGTCGGCGCGCGGAAAGCGCGGCGCTTCGCCGAGGAGGCGGACGTGACCGTCGTCGCGCCGTCGTTCGAGTGCGAAGCGGACGACTACGGCGGCGCCGAACTGGTCGAGGCAGCGCCAGCGCCCGCGTCGGTGGCCGACTGGGTCGCCCGGTACGACCCCGCGTTGGTCGTCGCCGCGACGGACGACGAAGCGGTGAACGACGCCGCCGAACGCGCCGCCCGAGAGGCCGGCGCCATGGTGAACCGCGCGGACGCGAGCGGCGACGAGGAACGGGACGCGCGGAGCGTCGTCGTCCCCGCCACCGTCGAGGACGGCGACGTCCGGGTCGCGATTTCGACCGGCGGGGCGAGTCCCGCCCTCGCGAAGCACCTTCGCGAGCGCATCGAAACCGAAATCGAGGGCGCCGGCGCGATGGCCGACCTGACGGGACGGCTTCGCACGGAACTACGAGAGAGCGACCGAACCCCCCGCGAACGGCGGGACGCGGTGCGCGCCGTCGTGCGGTCGGAACCGGTTTGGAAGGCTTTACGTACGGGGAAATCAAAGGCCCGCCAAGAGGCAGACCGCGTGATACGTAACACTAGAGGGGGTGAGCGATGA